The Verrucomicrobium spinosum DSM 4136 = JCM 18804 genome includes a region encoding these proteins:
- a CDS encoding LuxR C-terminal-related transcriptional regulator — protein MTAQQIAAELGTGEQTVKVHRAHLMQILNLDSVASLVRAAEKSGLHRRPRAGG, from the coding sequence ATGACAGCACAGCAGATCGCCGCGGAGCTGGGCACAGGGGAGCAGACCGTCAAGGTCCACCGCGCCCACCTCATGCAAATACTCAATCTCGACTCCGTGGCCAGCCTTGTCCGGGCTGCGGAAAAATCCGGGCTCCACCGGCGGCCTCGTGCGGGCGGATGA
- a CDS encoding glycerophosphodiester phosphodiesterase, whose protein sequence is MLPSRISGFLSLAITLALSGIAPAADYQGVRLIAHRGAGHEFDENTIEGCRQSYGRGLRGFEVDIRLTKDDHLVLMHDADTSRTTGGTGKIEALSLADVRQLRTKEHGVPVPAMTDLVAYFKDKPDVMLLLELKTSDTQTYNEGRLQTYGRLVAATVKDMPKGTFWFTSFDRRVLSLMKRLLPEAPTGLLTGTPPTPEFIQDALTLGCGRLSVSLDHTNRQYAREVKKAGLQLSLWPIRSREDADLAVMLGANILCTDIPSDLLKSTTATGSATLGRTRDSQP, encoded by the coding sequence ATGCTCCCTTCGCGAATTTCAGGCTTCCTCTCACTCGCCATCACTCTGGCCCTGTCCGGAATTGCTCCGGCTGCCGACTACCAAGGTGTTCGCCTGATCGCCCACCGCGGGGCAGGCCACGAGTTCGATGAAAATACCATCGAGGGCTGCAGGCAGAGCTACGGACGCGGACTGCGCGGTTTCGAGGTCGATATCCGGCTCACCAAGGACGATCATCTGGTGCTCATGCATGATGCAGACACCTCCCGGACGACCGGGGGAACAGGGAAAATTGAGGCACTCTCTCTTGCCGACGTGCGGCAGCTCCGAACGAAGGAACATGGCGTTCCTGTTCCCGCCATGACAGACCTGGTGGCGTATTTCAAGGACAAGCCCGATGTCATGCTGCTCCTGGAGCTGAAGACCTCAGATACGCAAACCTACAACGAAGGGCGACTACAGACCTACGGCCGCCTGGTGGCCGCTACAGTGAAAGACATGCCTAAAGGAACCTTCTGGTTCACCTCCTTTGACCGGCGGGTGCTGTCGCTGATGAAGCGCTTGTTGCCCGAAGCCCCTACCGGACTGCTGACGGGCACGCCTCCCACTCCCGAATTCATCCAGGATGCGCTCACGCTCGGTTGCGGCAGGCTGTCCGTATCACTGGATCACACCAACCGCCAATACGCCCGGGAGGTGAAAAAAGCCGGGCTCCAACTCTCCCTCTGGCCGATCCGATCCCGGGAAGACGCGGACCTCGCCGTGATGCTTGGAGCCAACATCCTATGCACGGATATCCCGAGCGATTTGCTGAAATCAACCACTGCCACGGGCTCAGCCACTCTCGGCCGCACTCGCGATTCCCAACCTTGA
- a CDS encoding YdeI/OmpD-associated family protein: protein MNPKIDDFLSRAKQWQDELMRLRAIALSCGLTEELKWGKPCYTFEGGNVVILLGFKEYCAVLFCKGALLQDSKGILVRPTENTQAARQARFTKSADIVKNQSTLKTYIREAMEVEKAGLEVPYKDISEHKVPKEFQDKLDKNSKLKAAFKALTPGRQRAYLLHFSSAKQSKTRESRIEKCAPQILAGKGLDD from the coding sequence ATGAATCCCAAGATCGACGACTTCCTGAGCAGGGCCAAACAATGGCAGGACGAACTGATGAGGTTGCGAGCCATTGCTCTCTCCTGTGGGCTGACGGAGGAACTGAAATGGGGCAAACCCTGTTATACCTTCGAGGGCGGCAACGTGGTGATTCTCCTGGGCTTCAAGGAGTACTGCGCCGTTCTTTTTTGCAAAGGTGCCCTTCTCCAGGATTCCAAAGGGATTCTCGTGCGCCCCACGGAGAACACACAGGCAGCGCGCCAGGCCCGGTTCACCAAGAGCGCAGACATCGTCAAGAACCAGTCCACCCTGAAGACCTACATCCGGGAGGCGATGGAAGTGGAGAAAGCTGGACTGGAAGTACCCTACAAGGACATCTCCGAGCACAAGGTGCCCAAAGAGTTCCAAGACAAGCTGGACAAGAACTCGAAGCTGAAAGCTGCGTTTAAAGCCCTCACGCCGGGACGGCAACGCGCCTATCTGCTGCACTTCTCCAGTGCCAAACAATCCAAAACGAGGGAGTCGAGGATCGAGAAATGCGCACCTCAGATTCTCGCCGGCAAAGGACTGGACGACTAA